A window of the Lactuca sativa cultivar Salinas chromosome 5, Lsat_Salinas_v11, whole genome shotgun sequence genome harbors these coding sequences:
- the LOC111912436 gene encoding probable glutathione S-transferase translates to MAKQEEVILLDFWAGMYGMKVRIALAEKGVSYEYREEDLRNKSQLLLEMNPVHKKVPVLIHNGKPICESSTIVEYIDEVWKDKAPLFPSDTYGKARARFWSDFIDKKIFLIGRNMCMTIGEEQEASRKEFIDCLKLIDGELGEKPYFGGDSFGYLDLSLIPFYSRFHAYKTYGEFNIEQEFPKLFAWAKRCLQNKESVSNSLPDQLKVHGFVQQMRRILGLDHE, encoded by the exons ATGGCAAAACAAGAAGAGGTGATTCTACTGGATTTCTGGGCTGGCATGTATGGAATGAAGGTCAGGATCGCTCTTGCTGAAAAGGGTGTTTCATACGAATACAGAGAagaggatttgaggaacaaaagCCAGCTTCTCTTGGAGATGAACCCGGTTCACAAGAAGGTTCCGGTTCTCATCCACAACGGCAAACCGATCTGCGAGTCAAGCACCATTGTTGAATATATCGATGAAGTCTGGAAAGACAAAGCTCCATTGTTTCCTTCTGATACTTATGGCAAAGCTCGTGCGAGGTTTTGGTCTGACTTTATTGATAAGAAG ATATTCCTGATTGGGAGGAATATGTGCATGACAATAGGGGAAGAACAAGAGGCATCCAGGAAAGAGTTCATAGATTGCCTGAAACTGATTGATGGAGAGCTTGGAGAGAAGCCTTACTTTGGAGGTGACAGTTTCGGGTATCTTGATCTGTCTTTGATCCCATTTTATTCAAGGTTTCATGCCTATAAAACCTACGGGGAATTTAACATAGAACAAGAGTTCCCAAAATTGTTCGCTTGGGCTAAAAGGTGCTTGCAGAACAAGGAGAGCGTATCTAACTCTCTTCCTGACCAACTAAAGGTCCATGGCTTTGTTCAACAGATGAGGAGGATACTTGGACTTGATCATGAGTAG